Proteins encoded within one genomic window of Synechococcus sp. PCC 7335:
- a CDS encoding FAD-dependent oxidoreductase codes for MAFFYTSINTMSNALDQKKVVVVGAGWAGLGATYHLAKQGYAVTLLEAGAFPGGLVAGWKTPKGRSVEAGIHGFWYPYSNIFALTDELGIQPFTPYTRSSQYSPAGLEVESPIFQREPYLPTPLGTFLYTRFKRLPLIDRMSALPLLYALVDFDNSDEAWKRYDNMTARELFKQYGVSERLYKESFEPMLLVGLFAPGEQCSAAAALGMLYYFILAHQPDFDVRWCRGTVGEMIFRPWVDQIEKAGGKILAHRRVTDVRVSVDNEIDAVICDDEVFEADAVVFSVGITGMKKIVAQSDVLRDRPEFRDILNLNGIDVLAARLWFDRKIDIPLPSNACFGFHQTTGWTFFDLNALHDEYNSEPGTVVEVDYYHANQLLGLSDEQVLPLVQKDLAGCIMAFGNAKVVDYSVVRIRQGVTHFAPGSYRYLLPCTTSFSNVFMSGDWIVTRHGSWSQEKAYVTGLEAANKVIAKFDTGLPANIIPIVPDEPHIQMARLLNRTARNVSQQLLPSFWLP; via the coding sequence GTGGCTTTTTTCTATACTTCTATCAATACTATGTCTAATGCTTTGGATCAAAAGAAAGTCGTTGTCGTTGGCGCAGGCTGGGCTGGGCTGGGAGCTACCTACCATCTAGCAAAGCAGGGCTATGCAGTTACCCTCCTCGAAGCAGGTGCATTCCCCGGTGGTCTGGTTGCCGGCTGGAAAACGCCGAAGGGACGCTCTGTAGAAGCGGGTATTCACGGTTTCTGGTATCCCTACAGCAATATCTTTGCGCTAACCGACGAATTAGGCATTCAGCCATTCACGCCCTACACACGTTCCTCCCAGTATTCGCCCGCTGGCCTGGAGGTTGAATCACCCATCTTTCAACGCGAACCCTATTTGCCGACACCGCTAGGCACCTTCCTTTACACCCGTTTTAAACGCCTGCCGCTGATAGATCGGATGTCTGCGCTGCCATTGCTCTATGCCCTAGTCGATTTTGATAATTCTGACGAAGCTTGGAAACGCTATGACAATATGACTGCTCGCGAACTATTCAAGCAGTATGGCGTATCCGAACGTCTTTACAAGGAATCGTTTGAGCCGATGTTGCTAGTCGGTTTGTTCGCACCTGGTGAACAGTGCTCAGCAGCGGCGGCACTTGGAATGCTGTACTACTTTATCCTGGCACATCAGCCCGATTTCGATGTTCGCTGGTGTCGTGGCACGGTTGGCGAGATGATTTTTCGGCCCTGGGTGGACCAGATTGAGAAGGCTGGTGGAAAGATACTAGCTCATCGTCGAGTGACTGATGTTCGAGTGAGTGTCGATAACGAAATTGATGCTGTTATCTGCGATGACGAAGTTTTTGAAGCAGATGCGGTAGTTTTCTCAGTCGGGATTACAGGGATGAAGAAGATTGTGGCGCAGAGTGATGTTCTGCGCGATCGCCCTGAATTTCGCGACATCCTTAACCTTAATGGTATAGACGTACTCGCTGCCCGGCTCTGGTTCGACCGCAAGATTGATATCCCCCTGCCTTCGAACGCATGCTTTGGCTTTCATCAGACCACTGGCTGGACTTTTTTCGATCTCAATGCCCTACACGACGAATACAATAGCGAACCTGGCACTGTCGTTGAAGTCGACTATTACCATGCCAACCAGCTTCTAGGTCTTAGCGATGAGCAAGTTCTTCCCCTAGTTCAGAAGGACCTTGCTGGCTGTATTATGGCCTTCGGCAATGCGAAAGTTGTAGACTACAGCGTTGTTCGTATTCGTCAGGGCGTTACCCATTTTGCGCCCGGCAGTTACCGCTACCTGTTACCCTGTACCACTAGCTTCTCAAACGTATTTATGAGTGGCGATTGGATCGTCACCCGCCATGGTTCTTGGTCTCAAGAAAAAGCCTACGTTACAGGATTAGAAGCTGCTAACAAAGTCATCGCGAAGTTTGATACAGGCCTGCCAGCTAATATCATTCCTATCGTTCCAGACGAACCTCATATTCAAATGGCTCGTCTGCTTAATCGTACTGCTCGCAACGTTAGTCAGCAGCTCCTCCCTAGTTTCTGGTTGCCTTAA